The following proteins are co-located in the Apium graveolens cultivar Ventura chromosome 5, ASM990537v1, whole genome shotgun sequence genome:
- the LOC141724719 gene encoding protein REGULATOR OF FATTY ACID COMPOSITION 3, chloroplastic has product MESVLLTPPYSCSTPNLFVSFRAQNVLINHGFSSKSNLDRAHFVFSSSQKLKSLVIVAAASKKDKNSKKVDTHSFVVKPDESAGLFPEAVLLKQKKVQEDGRLLPEFADAEEQELYEALNLLLESDLDVDRVRHYEVVYMIHEKYVDEVESVDLKVQEFLKERKGKVWRFSDWGLRRLAYKIQKAKNAHYILMNIELEAKDINDFKSMLDKDERVIRHLVIKRDEAITEDCPPPPEFHSMRAGADGEEEDDFYDVDYEEEDEEDDTGDELQASSVDNVQEDGIIYVDEDDGQENGTPINFGASTRRKKLKAQKVGR; this is encoded by the exons ATGGAGTCTGTGTTGTTAACTCCTCCATATTCTTGCTCAACGCCAAATCTTTTTGTATCTTTTCGAGCTCAAAATGTGTTAATAAATCATGggttttcatcaaaatcaaatctTGATAGAGCCCACTTTGTGTTTTCATCTTCTCAGAAGCTAAAATCATTAGTAATAGTAGCAGCAGCTTCCAAGAAAGATAAAAATAGTAAAAAAGTGGATACTCATAGCTTTGTGGTTAAGCCTGATGAATCTGCTGGCCTTTTTCCTGAGGCTGTGTTGCTTAAACAG AAAAAGGTTCAGGAAGATGGTAGGCTTCTACCTGAGTTTGCAGATGCTGAAGAGC AGGAATTGTATGAAGCTTTGAATCTTCTTCTGGAAAGTGATTTGGATGTAGACCGAG TTCGTCACTATGAAGTTGTATATATGATTCATGAGAAGTATGTAGACGAGGTTGAGAGCGTTGATCTCAAAGTACAAG AGTTTTTGAAGGAAAGGAAAGGAAAGGTGTGGAGATTCAGTGACTGGGGTCTTCGAAGACTGGCATACAAGATACAGAAAGCTAAGAATGCTCATTACATCTTGATGAATATTGAGTTGGAAGCAAAAGATATTAACGATTTTAAGAGCATGTTAGACAAAGATGAGAGAGTTATTCGACATCTTGTGATTAAGAGGGACGAGGCAATCACCGAGGATTGTCCTCCTCCCCCGGAGTTTCATTCTATGCGAGCAGGTGctgatggtgaagaagaagatgATTTTTATGATGTTGACTATGAGGAGGaagatgaagaggatgacactGGGGATGAACTGCAGGCGTCTAGTGTGGATAATGTTCAAGAAGATGGCATAATTTATGTCGATGAGGACGATGGTCAAGAAAATGGAACTCCTATTAACTTCGGTGCAAGTACCAGAAGAAAGAAACTAAAAGCTCAGAAAGTTGGTAGGTAA